One Malus domestica chromosome 11, GDT2T_hap1 genomic region harbors:
- the LOC103439239 gene encoding pentatricopeptide repeat-containing protein At4g16470-like codes for MAVPPPRGLIPVYATLLDGCSSSKNLRTLTQLHAKTIKLGISRHDFIRTKLLCSYAASSQLKQSNLLFSFCTSRPTFIFNTLIRAHSSQGLFSQSLSIFLRMLAANKPFDRHTLPAVLKSCAGLSVLRLGKQVHGAVLVNGFGFDLANSNALISMYAKCSDLAGAHKVFDGMLMRNEISWSAIMAGYGMHGVFNEVFELFDRMVEAGERPDGVTFTTVLTACSHGGLTEKGREYFEMMKQRFGVIPGLEHYTCMVDLLGRVGRVDEAEELVLGMAVEPDEALWGALLGACRIHGKVEVAERVEEMLHGRRPSVASI; via the coding sequence ATGGCTGTTCCTCCACCTCGCGGCCTCATACCAGTCTACGCCACTCTACTCGACGGCTGCAGTTCGTCCAAGAACCTCCGAACCCTCACGCAGCTCCACGCTAAAACCATAAAACTCGGCATTTCCCGCCACGACTTCATTCGAACGAAGCTCCTCTGCTCCTACGCCGCTTCCTCCCAACTGAAGCAATCCAACCTTCTCTTCTCCTTCTGCACTAGCCGACCAACCTTCATATTCAACACCCTCATCAGAGCCCACTCTTCCCAAGGCCTCTTTTCTCAGTCTCTGTCCATTTTTCTCCGAATGCTCGCCGCCAATAAACCCTTCGACCGCCATACCTTGCCTGCGGTTCTCAAATCTTGTGCCGGGTTATCGGTGTTGAGGCTCGGCAAACAAGTTCATGGAGCtgttttggtcaatgggtttgGCTTTGACTTGGCGAATTCGAATGCGTTGATTAGTATGTATGCCAAGTGTAGTGATTTGGCGGGTGCCCATAAAGTGTTTGACGGAATGCTAATGAGGAATGAGATTTCTTGGTCGGCAATTATGGCGGGGTATGGGATGCATGGAGTGTTTAATGAGGTGTTTGAGTTGTTTGATAGGATGGTGGAGGCAGGAGAAAGGCCGGACGGGGTGACTTTCACTACGGTTTTGACAGCGTGTAGTCATGGAGGGCTGACAGAGAAGGGAAGGGAGTattttgaaatgatgaagcagaGGTTCGGGGTGATTCCCGGGTTGGAACATTATACCTGTATGGTGGATTTGTTGGGTAGGGTGGGACGGGTGGATGAAGCAGAGGAATTAGTTTTGGGGATGGCGGTGGAGCCGGATGAGGCATTATGGGGTGCATTGTTGGGGGCTTGTAGGATTCACGGGAAGGTAGAGGTGGCTGAGAGAGTGGAAGAGATGCTTCATGGAAGGCGACCTAGTGTAGCATCTATTTGA
- the LOC103439240 gene encoding pentatricopeptide repeat-containing protein At1g05750, chloroplastic yields MRRAGVEPNHVTFVTLLSGCAHFPAKGVQFGPSLHAYARKLGLDTNNVMVGTAVIDMYAKCGGVDFARLVFDGLDVKNSMSWNTMIDGYMKNGKVSDAVELFEKMPNRDAVSWTVLIGGFVKKGQFEQALAWFREMQLAGVEPDYVTIIVVIAACADLGTLGLGLWLNHFVMKRDFKDNVRISNSLVDMYSRCGCLGFARQVFENMLERALVSWNSMIVGFAVNGHAEEALEFFNLMQKKGLKPDRVSFTGALTACSHAGLVDKGLHYFDNMKGVHRITPRIEHYGCIVDLYSRAGRLEDALGVIENMSMKPNEVVLGSLLSACRTIGNVSLAERLMKYLSVVDPGVDSNYVLLANIYAAAGRWDGANKVRKKMKNLGVQKTPGFSSIEVDCNIHEFVAGDKSHVDTECIYSTLGLLS; encoded by the coding sequence ATGAGACGAGCTGGAGTCGAACCAAACCACGTCACATTTGTTACCCTTCTCTCTGGCTGCGCCCATTTTCCGGCCAAGGGCGTTCAGTTCGGGCCTTCGCTTCATGCTTATGCCCGGAAGCTCGGATTGGATACAAATAATGTGATGGTAGGCACGGCGGTGATTGATATGTATGCCAAGTGTGGCGGTGTGGATTTTGCTAGGTTGGTTTTTGATGGGCTGGATGTGAAGAATTCAATGTCTTGGAATACTATGATTGATGGGTATATGAAAAATGGGAAGGTTTCGGATGCGGTTGAGCTGTTTGAAAAAATGCCTAACAGAGATGCGGTTTCTTGGACCGTGTTGATTGGTGGGTTTGTCAAGAAAGGTCAGTTCGAGCAAGCGTTGGCGTGGTTTAGAGAGATGCAGCTCGCGGGAGTTGAACCAGACTATGTGACTATAATTGTTGTAATCGCTGCGTGTGCAGATCTGGGAACGCTTGGTCTAGGCTTGTGGCTAAACCATTTTGTTATGAAGCGAGACTTTAAAGACAATGTTAGGATAAGTAACTCATTGGTTGATATGTATTCTCGATGTGGTTGTCTTGGTTTTGCTCGTCAAGTCTTCGAGAACATGCTGGAAAGGGCATTGGTATCATGGAACTCGATGATTGTGGGATTTGCAGTTAATGGGCACGCAGAGGAAGCTCTCGAGTTCTTCAACCTGATGCAGAAGAAAGGGCTCAAGCCAGACAGGGTCAGCTTCACTGGAGCTCTCACCGCGTGCAGCCATGCTGGTTTAGTCGATAAGGGGCTCCATTACTTTGATAACATGAAGGGAGTTCACAGAATAACACCCAGAATCGAGCATTATGGATGCATAGTCGATCTCTATAGCCGTGCAGGGAGGTTGGAAGATGCCTTGGGTGTAATAGAAAACATGTCGATGAAGCCAAATGAAGTTGTGTTGGGTTCTTTGTTGTCCGCTTGTAGAACCATTGGGAACGTCAGTTTAGCTGAAAGATTGATGAAGTACCTCTCTGTGGTTGATCCTGGAGTTGATTCCAACTATGTGCTCCTAGCCAATATATATGCAGCTGCTGGACGGTGGGATGGTGCAAACAAGGttaggaagaagatgaagaacctTGGAGTACAGAAGACACCGGGATTTAGTTCCATTGAGGTTGACTGTAACATTCATGAATTCGTGGCCGGTGATAAATCCCATGTTGACACAGAGTGTATATATTCAACCCTAGGGCTTCTCTCTTGA